A region from the Ovis aries strain OAR_USU_Benz2616 breed Rambouillet chromosome 22, ARS-UI_Ramb_v3.0, whole genome shotgun sequence genome encodes:
- the ITPRIP gene encoding inositol 1,4,5-trisphosphate receptor-interacting protein isoform X1, with translation MPSAQKLSPRTPPSSCTTHEKNKDESLWVNFLSEGKKMEELLVEASSKIAHLRRKAAAMALGLFRVCLVVVTAIINHPLLFPRENATVPENEEEIIRQMQAHQEKLQLEQLRLEEEMARLAADKEAEKEALEQVAEEGQQQNESRTAWDLWSTLCMILFLVIEVWRQDHQDAPSPECLGSDEDELPDLEGAPLRGLTLPNRATLDHFYERCIRGATADAARTREFVEGFVDDLLEALRSLCSRDSDMEVEDFIGVDSMYENWQVNKPLLCDLFVPFMPPEPYHFHPELWCSSRSVPLDRQGYGQIKVVRADEDTLGCICGKTKLGEDMLCLLHGRNNVVRHGSKAADPLCAPNSPYLDTMRVMKWFQTALTRAWHRIEHKYEFDLAFGQLDTPGSLKIRFRSGKFMPFNLIPVIQCDDSDLYFVSHLAREPGGGTRASSTDWLLSFAVYERHFLRVTSKALPEGACHLSCLQIASFLLSKQNRLTGPSGLGNYHLKTALLHLLLARRPADWKAEQLDARLHELLCFLEKSLLEKKLQHFFIGNRKVPEAMGLPEAVRRAEPLNLFRPFVLQRSLYRKTVDSFYEMLKNAPALISEYSLHIPSDHASLPPKTVIL, from the coding sequence GAAAGCTGCCGCCATGGCCCTGGGGCTTTTCCGGGTGTGCCTAGTTGTGGTGACGGCCATCATCAACCACCCGCTGCTGTTCCCACGAGAGAACGCCACGGTCCCCGAGAACGAGGAGGAGATCATCCGTCAGATGCAGGCGCACCAGGAGAAGCTGCAGCTGGAGCAGCTGCgcctagaggaggagatggcgCGGCTGGCGGCCGACAAGGAGGCCGAGAAGGAGGCATTGGAGCAGGTGGCAGAGGAGGGCCAGCAGCAGAATGAGAGCCGCACCGCCTGGGACCTGTGGAGCACTCTCTGCATGATCCTCTTCCTGGTGATCGAGGTGTGGCGGCAAGACCACCAGGACGCGCCCTCGCCCGAGTGCCTGGGTTCGGATGAGGACGAGCTGCCCGACCTGGAGGGCGCCCCGCTCCGGGGCCTCACCCTGCCCAACAGGGCCACGCTCGACCACTTCTACGAGCGCTGCATCCGGGGAGCCACAGCTGACGCCGCCCGCACCCGGGAGTTTGTGGAAGGCTTCGTGGATGACTTGCTGGAAGCCCTGAGGAGCCTGTGCAGCCGGGACTCGGACATGGAGGTGGAGGACTTCATCGGCGTGGACAGCATGTACGAGAACTGGCAGGTGAACAAGCCTCTGCTGTGCGACCTCTTCGTACCCTTCATGCCCCCGGAGCCCTACCACTTCCACCCAGAGCTCTGGTGCTCTAGCCGCTCTGTGCCTTTGGATCGCCAGGGCTATGGCCAGATCAAGGTGGTCCGGGCCGACGAGGACACGCTGGGCTGTATCTGCGGCAAGACCAAGCTTGGAGAAGACATGCTCTGTCTCCTCCACGGCAGGAACAACGTGGTGCGCCACGGCAGCAAGGCAGCAGACCCGCTGTGCGCCCCCAACTCCCCGTACCTGGACACCATGCGCGTCATGAAGTGGTTCCAGACCGCCCTTACCAGAGCCTGGCACCGCATCGAGCACAAGTATGAGTTCGACCTGGCCTTTGGCCAGCTGGACACCCCGGGGTCCCTCAAGATCAGGTTCCGCTCGGGGAAGTTCATGCCCTTCAATCTGATTCCCGTGATCCAGTGTGACGACTCCGATCTGTACTTCGTCTCCCACCTTGCCCGGGAGCCTGGCGGGGGTACCCGGGCATCCAGCACCGATTGGCTTCTGTCCTTCGCTGTCTATGAGCGCCACTTCCTCAGGGTAACCTCGAAGGCGCTGCCCGAGGGCGCCTGCCACCTCAGCTGCTTGCAGATTGCCTCCTTCCTGCTCTCCAAGCAGAACCGCCTGACCGGCCCCAGCGGGTTGGGCAACTACCACCTGAAGACCGCCCTTCTGCACCTCTTGCTCGCCCGGCGGCCTGCCGACTGGAAAGCCGAGCAGCTCGACGCTCGTCTCCACGAATTGCTCTGCTTCCTGGAGAAGAGCCTGCTGGAGAAGAAGCTCCAGCACTTTTTCATCGGCAACCGCAAGGTGCCAGAGGCGATGGGGCTCCCTGAGGCCGTGCGCAGGGCGGAGCCTCTCAACCTCTTCCGGCCCTTCGTCCTACAGCGAAGTCTCTACCGGAAGACAGTGGACTCCTTCTATGAGATGCTCAAGAACGCCCCAGCGCTCATTAGCGAGTACTCCCTCCATATTCCCTCAGACCATGCCAGCCTGCCCCCGAAAACTGTAATCTTGTAG
- the ITPRIP gene encoding inositol 1,4,5-trisphosphate receptor-interacting protein isoform X2 — MYGAALQRKAAAMALGLFRVCLVVVTAIINHPLLFPRENATVPENEEEIIRQMQAHQEKLQLEQLRLEEEMARLAADKEAEKEALEQVAEEGQQQNESRTAWDLWSTLCMILFLVIEVWRQDHQDAPSPECLGSDEDELPDLEGAPLRGLTLPNRATLDHFYERCIRGATADAARTREFVEGFVDDLLEALRSLCSRDSDMEVEDFIGVDSMYENWQVNKPLLCDLFVPFMPPEPYHFHPELWCSSRSVPLDRQGYGQIKVVRADEDTLGCICGKTKLGEDMLCLLHGRNNVVRHGSKAADPLCAPNSPYLDTMRVMKWFQTALTRAWHRIEHKYEFDLAFGQLDTPGSLKIRFRSGKFMPFNLIPVIQCDDSDLYFVSHLAREPGGGTRASSTDWLLSFAVYERHFLRVTSKALPEGACHLSCLQIASFLLSKQNRLTGPSGLGNYHLKTALLHLLLARRPADWKAEQLDARLHELLCFLEKSLLEKKLQHFFIGNRKVPEAMGLPEAVRRAEPLNLFRPFVLQRSLYRKTVDSFYEMLKNAPALISEYSLHIPSDHASLPPKTVIL; from the exons ATGTATGGGGCAGCCTTGCAGAG GAAAGCTGCCGCCATGGCCCTGGGGCTTTTCCGGGTGTGCCTAGTTGTGGTGACGGCCATCATCAACCACCCGCTGCTGTTCCCACGAGAGAACGCCACGGTCCCCGAGAACGAGGAGGAGATCATCCGTCAGATGCAGGCGCACCAGGAGAAGCTGCAGCTGGAGCAGCTGCgcctagaggaggagatggcgCGGCTGGCGGCCGACAAGGAGGCCGAGAAGGAGGCATTGGAGCAGGTGGCAGAGGAGGGCCAGCAGCAGAATGAGAGCCGCACCGCCTGGGACCTGTGGAGCACTCTCTGCATGATCCTCTTCCTGGTGATCGAGGTGTGGCGGCAAGACCACCAGGACGCGCCCTCGCCCGAGTGCCTGGGTTCGGATGAGGACGAGCTGCCCGACCTGGAGGGCGCCCCGCTCCGGGGCCTCACCCTGCCCAACAGGGCCACGCTCGACCACTTCTACGAGCGCTGCATCCGGGGAGCCACAGCTGACGCCGCCCGCACCCGGGAGTTTGTGGAAGGCTTCGTGGATGACTTGCTGGAAGCCCTGAGGAGCCTGTGCAGCCGGGACTCGGACATGGAGGTGGAGGACTTCATCGGCGTGGACAGCATGTACGAGAACTGGCAGGTGAACAAGCCTCTGCTGTGCGACCTCTTCGTACCCTTCATGCCCCCGGAGCCCTACCACTTCCACCCAGAGCTCTGGTGCTCTAGCCGCTCTGTGCCTTTGGATCGCCAGGGCTATGGCCAGATCAAGGTGGTCCGGGCCGACGAGGACACGCTGGGCTGTATCTGCGGCAAGACCAAGCTTGGAGAAGACATGCTCTGTCTCCTCCACGGCAGGAACAACGTGGTGCGCCACGGCAGCAAGGCAGCAGACCCGCTGTGCGCCCCCAACTCCCCGTACCTGGACACCATGCGCGTCATGAAGTGGTTCCAGACCGCCCTTACCAGAGCCTGGCACCGCATCGAGCACAAGTATGAGTTCGACCTGGCCTTTGGCCAGCTGGACACCCCGGGGTCCCTCAAGATCAGGTTCCGCTCGGGGAAGTTCATGCCCTTCAATCTGATTCCCGTGATCCAGTGTGACGACTCCGATCTGTACTTCGTCTCCCACCTTGCCCGGGAGCCTGGCGGGGGTACCCGGGCATCCAGCACCGATTGGCTTCTGTCCTTCGCTGTCTATGAGCGCCACTTCCTCAGGGTAACCTCGAAGGCGCTGCCCGAGGGCGCCTGCCACCTCAGCTGCTTGCAGATTGCCTCCTTCCTGCTCTCCAAGCAGAACCGCCTGACCGGCCCCAGCGGGTTGGGCAACTACCACCTGAAGACCGCCCTTCTGCACCTCTTGCTCGCCCGGCGGCCTGCCGACTGGAAAGCCGAGCAGCTCGACGCTCGTCTCCACGAATTGCTCTGCTTCCTGGAGAAGAGCCTGCTGGAGAAGAAGCTCCAGCACTTTTTCATCGGCAACCGCAAGGTGCCAGAGGCGATGGGGCTCCCTGAGGCCGTGCGCAGGGCGGAGCCTCTCAACCTCTTCCGGCCCTTCGTCCTACAGCGAAGTCTCTACCGGAAGACAGTGGACTCCTTCTATGAGATGCTCAAGAACGCCCCAGCGCTCATTAGCGAGTACTCCCTCCATATTCCCTCAGACCATGCCAGCCTGCCCCCGAAAACTGTAATCTTGTAG
- the ITPRIP gene encoding inositol 1,4,5-trisphosphate receptor-interacting protein isoform X3: MALGLFRVCLVVVTAIINHPLLFPRENATVPENEEEIIRQMQAHQEKLQLEQLRLEEEMARLAADKEAEKEALEQVAEEGQQQNESRTAWDLWSTLCMILFLVIEVWRQDHQDAPSPECLGSDEDELPDLEGAPLRGLTLPNRATLDHFYERCIRGATADAARTREFVEGFVDDLLEALRSLCSRDSDMEVEDFIGVDSMYENWQVNKPLLCDLFVPFMPPEPYHFHPELWCSSRSVPLDRQGYGQIKVVRADEDTLGCICGKTKLGEDMLCLLHGRNNVVRHGSKAADPLCAPNSPYLDTMRVMKWFQTALTRAWHRIEHKYEFDLAFGQLDTPGSLKIRFRSGKFMPFNLIPVIQCDDSDLYFVSHLAREPGGGTRASSTDWLLSFAVYERHFLRVTSKALPEGACHLSCLQIASFLLSKQNRLTGPSGLGNYHLKTALLHLLLARRPADWKAEQLDARLHELLCFLEKSLLEKKLQHFFIGNRKVPEAMGLPEAVRRAEPLNLFRPFVLQRSLYRKTVDSFYEMLKNAPALISEYSLHIPSDHASLPPKTVIL, translated from the coding sequence ATGGCCCTGGGGCTTTTCCGGGTGTGCCTAGTTGTGGTGACGGCCATCATCAACCACCCGCTGCTGTTCCCACGAGAGAACGCCACGGTCCCCGAGAACGAGGAGGAGATCATCCGTCAGATGCAGGCGCACCAGGAGAAGCTGCAGCTGGAGCAGCTGCgcctagaggaggagatggcgCGGCTGGCGGCCGACAAGGAGGCCGAGAAGGAGGCATTGGAGCAGGTGGCAGAGGAGGGCCAGCAGCAGAATGAGAGCCGCACCGCCTGGGACCTGTGGAGCACTCTCTGCATGATCCTCTTCCTGGTGATCGAGGTGTGGCGGCAAGACCACCAGGACGCGCCCTCGCCCGAGTGCCTGGGTTCGGATGAGGACGAGCTGCCCGACCTGGAGGGCGCCCCGCTCCGGGGCCTCACCCTGCCCAACAGGGCCACGCTCGACCACTTCTACGAGCGCTGCATCCGGGGAGCCACAGCTGACGCCGCCCGCACCCGGGAGTTTGTGGAAGGCTTCGTGGATGACTTGCTGGAAGCCCTGAGGAGCCTGTGCAGCCGGGACTCGGACATGGAGGTGGAGGACTTCATCGGCGTGGACAGCATGTACGAGAACTGGCAGGTGAACAAGCCTCTGCTGTGCGACCTCTTCGTACCCTTCATGCCCCCGGAGCCCTACCACTTCCACCCAGAGCTCTGGTGCTCTAGCCGCTCTGTGCCTTTGGATCGCCAGGGCTATGGCCAGATCAAGGTGGTCCGGGCCGACGAGGACACGCTGGGCTGTATCTGCGGCAAGACCAAGCTTGGAGAAGACATGCTCTGTCTCCTCCACGGCAGGAACAACGTGGTGCGCCACGGCAGCAAGGCAGCAGACCCGCTGTGCGCCCCCAACTCCCCGTACCTGGACACCATGCGCGTCATGAAGTGGTTCCAGACCGCCCTTACCAGAGCCTGGCACCGCATCGAGCACAAGTATGAGTTCGACCTGGCCTTTGGCCAGCTGGACACCCCGGGGTCCCTCAAGATCAGGTTCCGCTCGGGGAAGTTCATGCCCTTCAATCTGATTCCCGTGATCCAGTGTGACGACTCCGATCTGTACTTCGTCTCCCACCTTGCCCGGGAGCCTGGCGGGGGTACCCGGGCATCCAGCACCGATTGGCTTCTGTCCTTCGCTGTCTATGAGCGCCACTTCCTCAGGGTAACCTCGAAGGCGCTGCCCGAGGGCGCCTGCCACCTCAGCTGCTTGCAGATTGCCTCCTTCCTGCTCTCCAAGCAGAACCGCCTGACCGGCCCCAGCGGGTTGGGCAACTACCACCTGAAGACCGCCCTTCTGCACCTCTTGCTCGCCCGGCGGCCTGCCGACTGGAAAGCCGAGCAGCTCGACGCTCGTCTCCACGAATTGCTCTGCTTCCTGGAGAAGAGCCTGCTGGAGAAGAAGCTCCAGCACTTTTTCATCGGCAACCGCAAGGTGCCAGAGGCGATGGGGCTCCCTGAGGCCGTGCGCAGGGCGGAGCCTCTCAACCTCTTCCGGCCCTTCGTCCTACAGCGAAGTCTCTACCGGAAGACAGTGGACTCCTTCTATGAGATGCTCAAGAACGCCCCAGCGCTCATTAGCGAGTACTCCCTCCATATTCCCTCAGACCATGCCAGCCTGCCCCCGAAAACTGTAATCTTGTAG